In a genomic window of Periophthalmus magnuspinnatus isolate fPerMag1 chromosome 3, fPerMag1.2.pri, whole genome shotgun sequence:
- the LOC117389508 gene encoding zinc finger protein 345-like has translation MSKKQTITSLPFNCETCGEVFLDGLSLKSHRLLHSGRKLHACEYCGKLFPSPAKVRNHHNVHFKNKKSRQVQTVIEDDKSKLFNVIVKEEDCLTPISSFTPGSSTSDEPQGAAFTCETCGEALSSITNLQIHQRLHTGRKIHSCTFCGKLFLAKFKLREHERVHTGEKPYTCDTCGSTFTHASNLRVHQIVHTDARPNVCQNCGKTYKSKTALKKHQQLEALKEKTAALVKKEEETDLTCHKCGKEFTDPKKLRVHDRIHRKPNICKFCGKVFLKPSHMIRHERLHTGEKPFKCEECGKCFRLSYLLKSHQNSHSGDRPYVCELCGKGFSTPQTRSNHRRFVHAKPEESCVCAVCGKVYRSDSGLRNHMLRHTSNLITTTEMNSTSDGGAAADNETKPATDAKLFACVKCGKTFSAFLKLKLHLRVHTGRRVHQCKDCPRVYLSPSLLKQHALTHTEHKHKCDQCGKVFKNIRVYQDHSNLHTKEVMRPCETCDRVFWTRNSYVSHVKRCNPIGKPAQGKTKVQK, from the exons ATGAGCAAAAAACAGACCATAACCTCCCTCCCATTCAACTGTGAGACATGTGGAGAGGTGTTCTTGGATGGCCTGTCCCTAAAATCCCATCGACTGCTTCACTCCGGGAGGAAGCTGCACGCCTGTGAATACTGCGGAAAGCTGTTCCCGAGTCCAGCTAAAGTTCGGAATCATCACAACGTCCACTTCAAGAATAAGAAGTCCAGACAAGTGCAAACTGTGATTGAG GATGACAAATCCAAACTGTTCAACGTCATCGTGAAAGAGGAGGACTGCCTGACTCccatctcctccttcactccgGGCAGCAGTACTTCAGATGAACCCCAGGGGGCGGCGTTCACCTGTGAAACCTGTGGAGAGGCGTTGTCTTCCatcacaaacctgcagatacaCCAGCGCCTTCACACCGGGAGGAAGATACACTCTTGTACCTTTTGCGGGAAGCTGTTTCTCGCCAAGTTTAAGCTCCGGGAACACGAGCGGGTGCACACGGGCGAGAAGCCGTACACCTGCGACACCTGCGGGAGCACGTTCACGCACGCCTCCAACCTCAGAGTCCATCAGATCGTACACACAGACGCCAGGCCCAACGTGTGTCAAAACTGCGGCAAGACGTACAAAAGTAAAACAGCCTTAAAGAAACACCAACAACTGGAGGCTTTGAAA gAAAAGACGGCAGCATTGGttaagaaagaggaggagactgaCCTCACCTGTCACAAATGCGGCAAAGAATTTACCGATCCGAAAAAACTCCGAGTCCACGATCGCATTCACCGAAAACCGAATATCTGCAAATTCTGTGGAAAAGTGTTCCTCAAACCATCCCACATGATCCGCCACGAGCGACTCCACACCGGAGAGAAGCCGTTCAAATGTGAGGAGTGCGGCAAGTGCTTTCGCTTAAGTTACCTTCTGAAATCCCACCAAAACTCACATTCTGGAGACCGGCCGTACGTCTGCGAGCTGTGCGGGAAAGGCTTCTCCACTCCACAGACGCGGTCTAACCATCGGAGGTTCGTCCACGCCAAACCGGAGGAGAGCTGCGTGTGTGCGGTCTGCGGCAAAGTCTACAGGTCCGACTCGGGGCTTAGGAATCACATGCTGCGGCACACAAGCAACCTCATCACAACAACTGAG ATGAATTCCACGTCAGACGGGGGCGCCGCTGCGGACAACGAGACAAAACCTGCTACTGACGCTAAACTTTTTGCATGTGTCAAATGTGGGAAGACATTTTCTGCCtttctgaaactgaaactgcacCTGCGCGTTCACACGGGGAGGCGGGTCCACCAGTGTAAGGACTGTCCCCGAGTCTACCTGTCCCCCAGCCTCCTCAAGCAGCACGCGCTCACCCACACCGAGCACAAACACAAGTGTGACCAGTGCGGAAAGGTTTTTAAAAACATACGAGTTTATCAAGACCACAGCAACCTGCACACGAAGGAAGTGATGCGCCCGTGCGAGACCTGCGACCGAGTGTTCTGGACGCGGAACAGTTACGTCAGCCATGTTAAACGATGTAATCCGATAGGTAAACCTGCGCAGGGCAAAACGAAAGTGCAAAAGTAA